From a single Sphingobium lignivorans genomic region:
- a CDS encoding formylglycine-generating enzyme family protein — MRHIPGGVFAMGSERFYPEERPVRQVRVDSFWTDETPVTNRAFAEFVKATGHRTLAEIAPDPADYPGMPAEFAQPGSLLFMPTSGPVDLRDFREWWQFSFGTDWRHPHGPDSSLDGLWDHPVVHIAYKDAQAYADWAGKALPTEAEWEYAARGGLAGMEYAWGEELAPEGSVLANYWQGQFPYQNLMADGYLRTSPVGAYPPNDYGLFDMIGNVWEWTADWYALPKAGQKPAGACCVPSNPRGGTERESLDPCAPHVPIGRKVLKGGSHLCAPNYCQRYRPAARHPQPVDSSTSHIGFRCIIRDNKEDMPS; from the coding sequence ATGCGGCACATTCCCGGTGGCGTCTTTGCCATGGGATCAGAGCGCTTCTATCCGGAGGAACGACCCGTTCGACAGGTGCGCGTCGACAGCTTCTGGACCGACGAAACGCCGGTCACCAACCGGGCCTTCGCAGAATTCGTGAAGGCGACGGGGCACCGGACCCTGGCGGAGATCGCGCCCGATCCTGCCGATTATCCGGGCATGCCGGCCGAGTTCGCTCAGCCGGGCTCATTGTTGTTCATGCCAACGAGTGGGCCAGTCGATCTTCGGGATTTCCGCGAATGGTGGCAGTTCAGCTTCGGTACGGATTGGCGACATCCGCACGGACCGGACAGCTCGCTCGACGGCCTGTGGGATCATCCCGTCGTTCACATCGCCTATAAGGACGCGCAGGCTTATGCCGATTGGGCCGGCAAGGCCTTGCCGACGGAAGCGGAGTGGGAATACGCAGCACGCGGCGGGCTTGCGGGCATGGAATATGCCTGGGGCGAGGAGCTGGCTCCGGAGGGAAGTGTCCTGGCCAATTACTGGCAGGGTCAGTTTCCGTACCAGAATCTCATGGCAGACGGTTATCTGCGCACGTCTCCGGTGGGTGCCTATCCACCCAATGATTACGGCCTTTTCGATATGATCGGCAACGTCTGGGAATGGACGGCCGATTGGTACGCCTTGCCCAAGGCCGGGCAGAAACCTGCCGGTGCCTGTTGCGTGCCATCCAATCCCCGCGGAGGCACGGAGCGGGAGAGCCTCGATCCCTGTGCACCGCATGTCCCGATCGGCCGCAAGGTCCTCAAGGGCGGCTCACATCTTTGTGCGCCCAATTATTGCCAGCGCTACCGACCGGCAGCGCGGCATCCGCAGCCGGTGGACAGTTCGACCAGCCATATCGGCTTTCGTTGCATCATCAGGGACAACAAGGAGGACATGCCCTCATGA
- a CDS encoding glycoside hydrolase family 3 protein codes for MNINRASSNDPLSLSPQDRIWVERTRDGLSVEQKVAQLFILSSRQDTLEEVDWLAGFAPGGVHRFPTHDLEAAWSATRAQLDRSDVPLILSGDIEGGMLSAPFATQIPNQMGIAACNDLDLTERLAHIVGKESRALGYNWSFTPVVDINHAFRNAVVGTRSYGAGPDRIISHASTYIRTLQSEGLAACAKHWPGDGIDDRDQHLSTSVNSLSMDAWEQSFGRIFRAMIGAGVMTIMSGHIALPAFARARFPDLGRDAFAPAAVSRLLNQDLLRDELGFRGVIVSDATVMGGLTSWMDREAAVPAVIENGCDVFLFSREPREDMDRMLRGLREGRLSEQRLEEAVTRMLSLKAALGLHRAMPEDRLPPLDALRAKLADDDHRETAKQAAGKSITLVKDSQALLPLDAQRHRRIVVIADEGWNFVSGAAPRSFDPLLGAMKANGHEVRFYDPESLPTREDCDLLLYLVGQEATPAISHIYLDFTRLHGGSRLAMVQFNREIPTLLVSFGQPYYLYDVPNMSTCINAYSALPVVQEELALRLFGRQSFTGDSPVDPFCGMEQLRW; via the coding sequence ATGAACATCAATCGCGCCTCATCAAACGATCCCCTGTCCCTTTCGCCTCAAGACCGCATTTGGGTGGAGCGAACGCGCGACGGTTTGAGCGTCGAGCAGAAGGTCGCGCAGCTCTTCATTCTTTCGTCCCGGCAGGACACGCTGGAAGAGGTGGACTGGCTGGCCGGCTTTGCACCAGGCGGTGTTCACCGCTTCCCGACCCACGACCTCGAAGCCGCCTGGTCGGCAACGCGGGCGCAACTCGATCGTTCGGACGTGCCGCTGATCCTTTCGGGGGATATCGAGGGCGGGATGCTGAGCGCACCCTTCGCGACGCAGATCCCGAACCAGATGGGCATTGCTGCCTGTAATGACCTCGATCTAACGGAACGACTTGCCCATATTGTTGGGAAAGAGAGCCGGGCGCTTGGGTATAACTGGTCGTTCACCCCGGTTGTCGACATTAATCACGCTTTCCGTAACGCCGTGGTCGGCACGCGGTCTTACGGGGCCGGCCCGGACCGGATCATCAGTCATGCCTCGACCTATATCCGGACCTTGCAGTCGGAAGGTCTGGCAGCCTGCGCAAAGCACTGGCCGGGTGACGGGATCGACGATCGCGATCAGCATCTGAGCACGTCGGTAAATTCCCTGTCCATGGACGCGTGGGAGCAAAGCTTCGGCCGCATCTTCCGCGCGATGATCGGTGCCGGGGTGATGACGATCATGTCAGGGCACATTGCTTTGCCGGCATTTGCTCGGGCGCGTTTTCCAGACCTCGGGCGGGACGCTTTTGCGCCTGCCGCCGTTTCGCGCTTGCTCAATCAGGATCTTCTTCGCGACGAACTCGGCTTTCGCGGCGTCATCGTCTCCGACGCGACGGTGATGGGCGGGCTGACCAGCTGGATGGACCGCGAGGCGGCCGTTCCAGCGGTGATCGAGAATGGATGCGATGTGTTCCTGTTCAGCCGGGAGCCTCGCGAGGATATGGACCGCATGCTCAGAGGCTTGCGGGAAGGACGGCTCTCGGAGCAGCGGCTCGAGGAGGCGGTCACGCGCATGCTTTCCCTGAAGGCCGCGCTTGGTCTCCACCGCGCAATGCCGGAAGATCGTTTGCCGCCGCTCGACGCGTTGAGGGCGAAGCTTGCCGACGACGATCATCGCGAAACCGCCAAGCAGGCTGCTGGCAAAAGTATTACTCTCGTGAAGGACAGCCAGGCTCTCCTTCCACTGGACGCCCAGCGCCACCGACGCATCGTCGTGATCGCCGACGAAGGCTGGAATTTCGTGTCCGGTGCTGCACCCCGGAGCTTCGACCCGCTGCTCGGGGCGATGAAAGCGAACGGGCACGAGGTCCGCTTTTACGACCCGGAAAGCCTGCCGACCCGCGAGGATTGCGACCTGCTTCTCTATCTTGTCGGTCAGGAGGCGACCCCGGCGATCAGTCACATCTACCTTGACTTCACCAGGCTGCATGGCGGATCGCGCCTCGCCATGGTCCAGTTCAATCGCGAAATTCCGACGCTTCTGGTGTCGTTTGGACAGCCTTATTATCTCTACGACGTGCCGAATATGTCGACCTGCATCAATGCGTACAGTGCACTGCCCGTCGTTCAGGAAGAGCTGGCCCTGCGCCTCTTCGGCCGGCAGTCATTCACAGGCGACAGTCCCGTCGATCCCTTCTGCGGCATGGAGCAGTTGCGGTGGTAA